GAACTCGAAGGGCGAGTCCAGCACGCGGTCAGCGAGGCGGCTCCGGCGAGACTGACCGACGGCGAGAGATCCCAGATCACCGTCCGTGGTCCGAGCTATACGCCAGTCTCGGTCGACGCAACCGTGCAGTCGACCGGCGTCACGAGCATCTCCGGACTCAAAACCGAGATCGAATCGACACTCGCGGCGCATCTCCATCCGATCACGGGTGGATCGGAGGGTACCGGCTGGGAGTTCGGCGAGCCACCGACGGCTGATTCGCTGGCGTCGCTTCTCAACTCGGTTCCGGGCGTGGATACAGTCACGGAGCTGTCGACAACGGTGCAGATCGGCGACGACACGGTTCAGCTGAGGCGGGGTTTGTCCTCGATGCAGCTACCAGTCGACGGGTTGGTCTGTACTGGTTCCCACGAGATCAGCGTTCAGGTCGGTGATGAGCGATGAGTATCGACGTTCCACAGCTCGATGAGGTGACCCACGAGGAGTTGGTGAGCCGAGCCAAAACGCTCGTTTCGGCACACTCCGAAGCGTGGACTGATTTCAACCCTCACGATCCCGGGATCACGATCATCGAACTGCTGGCGTGGCTCACCGAAACCCACAGCTACGAGTTGGACCAGATCACGGACTCTCACCGCAAAAAGTATCTCCAGCTGCTGGGTGTGCGGCCGACGCCACCGCAGCCAGCGTCGGTTCGGCTTGATCTGTCGACTGCCGGTGGGCAGTCAGGTCGGCTCCCTGCGGGAACCCAACTTACGGTCGACGACGGCTCGGGGAGCCACAAAGTGTTCACAACTGACCACGCGACGACGGTGACTGACGCGGACCTCGCCGCAGTCGTCGTCGACCACGACCGTGGTCACGAAACGACGACGAACGCCAACGAGACCGACGGTCTCAGCTACCGCGCGTTCGGCGACGAGCCGACCCCCGGCTCGGCGCTCGTGCTCGGCTTCGATGGCGACCCGTTCGAATCGGTCGGGGAGCTCTCGCTGTTCGTCGACTTCGACGATGCCGATCTCCCGGACCCCACGTCGGACGATACCACGATATATACTGATGGTTCTGCAGTCACGTTTGATCCGTCGGTGGAACTCGTTTGGGAGTACTGTCGACGGTATCCTGACGGGAGCGAGGGTGACACCGATGCAGCGTGGGAACCACTGACTGTCGTCACCGATACCACAACCAGCTGCTACGAAACGGGGTTCGTGAGGCTCGAGCGCCCCGAGACGTGGGAGCCGACAGCGTGGGGCTGCGAGGACCGTGGTCTCTTCGGCCACCAGCCGGGACTGATCTGGCTCCGGTGTCGCGTCGAGACCGCAGGCTACGAGATCCCGCCACAGTTCAACACTGTCGAGCTGAACGTTGTCGAAGCAAGCCACCGTCGACGCCACGAGGAACGCCTAGAGCCAACCGAGGGGTCGACCGACCTCGCTCCCCGAACCTACGGGTTCGACCATGCCCCCGTTTTGTCGGCAACAGTGACAGTCGACGGCGAGGAATGGACCGAAGTCAGGGACCTCGATGCCTCCGGACCCGCTGACCGCCACTACGTGCTCGATCAAGCGGTGGGCGAACTCACGTTCGGCGACGCCGAACGTGGCGCGAGACCGCCGGTCGACGCCGATGTCACCGCATCCTACGTCTCGGGCGGCGGTCCCGATGGAAACGTGCCGGAGACCGCTCGCTGGTGGTTCAGCGATGGCGACCAGCCGCTTGGCGACAGCACACTGGCGTCGGTCGACGTCACTCCCAAATCGGCCGCAACAGGCGGTCGTGAGGCCGAATCAATCACAGCAGCCGTCGACCGCTATACCCGTGACCGCCAAACTCCGTCCCGAGCAGTGACTGAATCGGATTATACGACGCTCGCCGAACGGACCCCCGGCCTCCGGATCGCTCGGTCGACGGTCCGTCTGCCCGACACGGATCGATCCCCGATCTCGGTCGTCGTCGTTCCGTACGCGCCGCCGGACGTGACCCGACCCACACCGAGCGACGGGTTCCGTCGAGCCGTCCAGCAACAGCTCGACCACCGCCGGCTGGTGACCGACCGTGTCACCGTGGACCCACCGACATACGTCGGGTTGAATCTCACCGTTTCAGTAACTGTCACTGATAGATACGAGACTGGCGGCGGTCAGGCAGCCATCGAAACCCATCTCGAAGCCTATCTCGATCCTATTCGTGGCTTCGAGGGGGATGGCTGGCCGTTCGGTCGGTCAGTCACGACGGCCGAACTTCGAGACCAGCTCGTCGACCTCCCGGCAGTCGATCACGTCGAGGAGTGTTCGGTTCGGACGGTGGGTGGCGGCTCAGTAACGCCTGACGGGACTGTTCGGATCGACGAGGAGACACTGTTCTACATCGAGAATCTCCAGATCGATACCACCGTTCGCGGGTCGAGGGGGAGGAGATAGCTATGGAGTTTTCCGCAGCCACGACGCTAACTACGACCGACTGGCGACAGTGGGCTGGTCGAAATACCGCTGTTAGCGGTGGCGGTATCGAGCTCGCAGCCGAGCCATTGTTGACAGTCGACCGGCTCGAATCGTCGACGATTGATATCGCGGTCGACGCTGACGGCGTCTACTACACGCTCCGGTCGTCGGCCGCGGTCTACCGCCACGACGACCAACGGTCGGTCGAACACCGTCTCTGGTCGGCCGAGGGCAGCGATCTAGCTGCGCCGCGAGCGATCTGTGTGAGTGACGGTCGGCTCTCTGTAGTCGACGAAACTGGGACTCTGGCAGTGATATCCACGCGTCTCCAGCAGCCGATTGGAACCATCGAGACCGACGTTTCGGAGCCGGTGACCATTGCGGCCGCCGGTGGGTCGCTCTATTTGCTCGATACTGCATCCGAGTCGGTTCAGGCGTTGCAGACCGATAGCACCACTGCAACCGTCTGTGATTCGCTTTCGCGGCCGCTCGATATGACAGTCGACGAGCGTGGGTCGATCTACGTTCTCGAAGCTCAAGCCACCCACAAGGAGGTCGAAAAACAGGCCGCGACGGGCGAACTCCTCGCTGGCCGGATTCTGGCGGGGCGGCAGCGCCGGATTCGGAAACTCGCTCCCGACGGCGAATGTGATCCCGGTCTGTTTCCGCTCTCGGAGTTCGAGACGGTCGACGGTGAGCCAGTGACGCCGACACGGCTTGGAACTGCGGTCGACGCGCCGCTGTTGGTGACGGGACAGACTGAACTCGATGACCAGACGGTCGTTGGTGACCTCGACCCCGAAACGTCGACGCTTCGGGAGCGAACCCGACTCGATGGCGGCTGTCGTGTGTTTCGAACCCCGGTCGCAAACAGCGATGGCACCTCGTATGCTGTGGTCGGCGACGCCAACCGCTGTTGCAGACTTGTTCCGACCGAGACCTACACTCGCGGGGCGGGCGACCGCTATCGCGGCTGTGCCTACCGGCAGTTCGACGCCGGATCGCCGATCCAGTGGCACCGATTGACGGTCGACCGCGAAGCACCGACCGCGAGCACACGGCTCCGGCTATCGTATCTCGCCAGTGACGATCCCTCTCCGCTGGACGAACCGCTGTCGAGTGCGACCGGTCTCGGCCAGTCGCTGTTGGTCGACCACGGGATCGATACCGTCTGGGAGTTGCTCTCGTACGAACCGGCCGGACTGGCCGCTCTGAGCGACGAGCTAACGGTTGGAGATGCCGAGAAATGTCTCGATACCGCGCTGGATGCGGCCGAGACCGCCCTTTCGGGCCAGTGGCAGACCGTCGAGTCGACGTCGACCGACGTGTTGCTGTCCGAGGCAACCGGCCAGTATCTCACCGTTCGGCTCGAACTCCTCGGGACGCCGACGGCCTCTCCTCGCGTCAACTCCGTGCGGGCGTTCTGGCCGCGACAGTCGTCGCTTCAGTATCTCCCCGAGCTGTATCGGACCGACGAGACCTCTGGGACGTTCCTCGAACAGCTATTGTCCGTGTTCGATGTCCTGTTTTCCGATATCGAACGGGAAGTCGAATCGGTTACGCAGTATCTCGACCCGGCGGCCGTGCCAGCCGAGGGGCTCCCGTGGCTCGCCGAGTGGATCGGCGTCGACACGCCGACCGAGTGGCCGATTGCGGCGACCCGCGAACTACTGGCGGCTGGTCCCGAACTGCACAGCAAGCGGGCCACCAGAGACGGACTCCGCGAGATGCTCGGCATCTATCTGCGCCACCTCTCGCCGCCGAAAACGCCCCCGGCCGACTGGATGGTGCCCAGTGGATCGTCGGGGCCCAGCACTGCCGATCTGTCCGGCGTCGACCACGGGCTCTGTATTCTCGAACCACAGGATCTCGACGCCATCGAGTCGACAGTCCACAGAGACGCCTATAAGACACACCTGCCCACCCAGCGATCCGTGGCGGTCTACGCCGGACCGTTTGATGAACCTGACCACCGCGAGGCGGTCGAAGCGATCATCCGCGAGGAAACGCCAGCCCACGTCCAAGGCTCACTCGTCGAACTAGAACCGGCGTTTACACTCGGTGCCGACAGCTTCCTCGGCTCTAACACCCGACTTTCGGAGCGACAGTTGGAACTCGGTGAGACACCGCTCGGTAACACCGCTGTTCTCGACTGATTTCAGCCGCGATCTGTCGAATAAAACGTAGATCTAAATACGATTGTTCGGCACAGTACAGTAGGTTGTCATTTCATGGTCCACGACAGCGAGCAGACCGACACGACGGGAACGAATCAGTTCGAGAAAAACCGGTTTTTTGATGGGAAGCTGATGACGGCGGGGGATATGCGGACCGAACAGCAGTACCACGCCGAACGGCTAGAGTTGGTGACCCGTCACACGACTGGGTCGGGCATCGTTCGCGGGCTGGGGGTCCGCTCCGTCGAGTCGACCGACGGTGAACTCGCTATCTCGGTTGATTCAGGCGTCGCCATCGATGGCGTGGGTCGACCCATTGTGGTCGACAGCCCGACGACGAAATCGGTCCCGGCTCCTGAGGGCGAGGAGATCCATCTGTTCGTTCGGTTCGACGAAGTCGCCCTCGAATCCGTACCCGTTCCTGACGCCGACGGCCCTCCCTCCGAGACGGAAGCGAATCGCCACGTCGAGGTATTCGAACTCATCTACCGGGAGTCTCCACCGGATCAGGAGTCGATTCCGATGGTCGATCTCGCGGCCAACACCAGTGCTGATGATCCGAGAACGGTCGCCGACCGGATCGCCGCTGGCTACCACGAGAAGTATCGGTCCGACGATGTCGACGGTGAGACAGCGGTGTATCTCGGCGGCTTCGAACGAGAGGCCGACGGCAGTTGGGTTCGTTCTCAGACTGCGCCACAGCCGGAGTACGCCTACGATCACGACCTGCTGTATGCCACGCTTATCGAGCACATTGCCGACACTGAGAACCCACATCAAACCGAGGTTGAGGCGGAGCCACCCGAGCCACAGCTTGATCCCGCGGAGGTAGACGGTATTCACGAACGCGTCGACTACCTCCAGTCCGAACTGGCCGACGTGAAACGCCGCCAGCAGACTGCCACAACCCATCTACTGCGGAAGACGCTCGACACCACCGCCCGTCTCTTTCGGTCGACCGCCGAGATGTTCGCTGACCACAGCGGCCCAGTCAGTAAGACGGCCCGCGAGATTGCCCAGCAGGTCGACGACGCGAGTCGCGCCGAGAGCTACACTGATACCGATCAGTATCTCTCGACGCTCCGCGAACTGTATCCCTCGCTCGCTGCGTTCGGCGACCAGCTTTCCGGCATCACCAGCGAGTCGACGGTCGACCGCTATCTCGACGCGGTTGCGGAGCTTCGGGAGGCGCTCGAAGCCGATCAGCCCGTCGAAGACGTCGCTGTTGGACTCGACGGCGTTGCGGAGGCCGCTGTCGACCTCGATCTGTTGCATTCAGCCACTGCAGAATTGTAAATTACGTAACTATATATGTCAAAGCGACAACCGTATATTATGTACCGTTTCAGACAGACAGTGCGGCAAACCAGAATTCCACAACGGAATACAAATGCCAGAATACCAATCCCCTGGAGTGTACGTAGAGGAAGTAGACACCGGGACCAAATCCGTAGAGGGAGCAAGCACGAGCACTGCTGGCTTCCTCGGCGAGACGGAGCGTGGTCCGGTTGAACCAACACTGATTACGAGTTTCGGACAGTTCAAACGCACCTTCGGTGCGAGTCCCGCCTCGTCTGATCTCGATGCCGCCGTCGACGGCTACTTTAAAAACGGCGGCAGTCGGTGTTACGTCGGTCGCGTCACCGCTGCTGATCACGACGATATTGCAACCGCGAAACTTGCTGACGACAACGCGGAGTCAGTTCTCGAGGTGTCGGCCAACGGTCCCGGCGACTGGGCCAACAGCATGGCCGTCATCGTCTCGGACGGCCACGACGATTTCTTCGATCTCACCGTTCGCTACTGGTCGACCGATATCGAGAGTGTCGACCAGCCTGCCGCCGAGGAGCCGAGCCCAGCACCGGATATCGACCATACCTTCGAGGATCTGTCGGCTGATCCCGAATCCAGCCAGTTCTACGAGAAACAGCTCGCTGGTTCGGTGCTCGTCGACGCAGAGTACCTCGCAGACGGTCAGCCGGTTGCGGGACTGACGTGGCTCTCGACGGCCAGTGACTCGGCGTCGGCAGCGACCGACGGCGGCCAGCAGACCGTTCAAATCCCAGAGGACCTCGATGAGAAAAACAAGGACGAACTACAGGATCTCAGCGAACCCTTCGAGAGCGTCGACAGCAGTCAGCTGAAGGCCGATCTGAAAGAAGATCTCGAAGCGATCCGCGACGGCGAGCAGGAGGTTGAGGTCGATGTCGCCTCGGATCTCTCCTCGAAACCAGATAGTGACGAAGTCTCGCTTTCCGATTACGAGGGCGTCGACCAGCCCGGGATGCGAACCGGGCTTGCCGGTCTCACACAGCACGACGATATCTCGCTGGTCTGTGTTCCCGACGAGAACAAGATCACCGGACTGACTGACGCTGTGGTTGCCCACTGTGAGAACAAAGGCGACCGGTTTGCGATCCTGCAGGCCCCGCAGGTCGCCGGCGCAGTCTCGGATATGGAGACACCCGTCGACTCCTCGTATGCGGGCTACTACTATCCGTGGATCAAAGTGTCGGACCCCTTCACCAACCGCGAGAAGCTCGTTCCACCGGGTGGCCACGTCGCCGGGATCATCGCCCGCAGCGACGCGACTCACGGCGTCCATGCCGCGCCCGCAAACGAGCCCGTTCGCGGTGCAGTCGAACTCCAACACGAGATTACGAAAGACGAACAGGATCTCCTGAATCCGAAGGGGATCAACTGTATTCGGAGCTTCCAGGGTCGTGGCATCCAGCTCTGGGGTGCCCGGACCTGTTCAAGCGACCCCTCGTGGAAGTACATCAACGTCCGTCGACTCTTCCTCTACGTCGAACAGTCCATTGAGGAAGGCACCGAGTGGGCAGTCTTCGAGTCCAACGACAAGGATCTCTGGGCCCGCGTCCGCCAATCAGTCGAGAACTTCCTGACGACCGTCTGGCGTGACGGCGGCCTGCAGGGGTCGACTGCTGACGAAGCGTTTTACGTCAAATGTGGCGAGGAGACGATGACTCAGGACGACATTGATAATGGACGACTCATCGTGGAGATCGGCATTTCGCCGGTCAAACCCGCCGAGTTCGTTATCTTCAGAATCGGCCAATGGACGGCTGACGCCTAATACCAATGCCAGATAGACACGGACCACTCAGAGCAAACCGGTTTCGGATCGAACTCGATGGGATTCAGATCGGCGGCTTCCGCCGCGTCGAGATTCCGACCGAGCGAACCGAACAGGTTGAGTATCGTGAAGGAAACGACCCGACCCACGACCGCGCTCTCGGCGGCAAGACCGTCTACGACGATCTAATCCTCGAACGCGGTTCCAAACAGGAAAACAGCGATATGTTCGACTGGCGGCAGACCGTCGTCGACGGCAATCTCGACGAGGCCCGCAAGGAGATCGCAGTCATTCTCCAAGACGAACAGGGCGAGTCGCACCTGCGGTGGAACTTCACGAAGGCCTGGCCCAAGGAGTACCAGCCACCAGCGCTCAATTCAGGAGCTGGCGGTGGCGACAACGTTGCCACCGAGACCTACATTATCACCTTCGACGAGATGGTGCGAAAAGACGTATGACCGATAGTAAACCCTACAGCGACCGATATACGGTGTCGACCCACCACTTCGGTGACGAGAGCCGGGTTGACGAGCAGGGATATCTCCACACGGGCCGTGCTCAGCGACAGCCCGAGCGAGTGGTCGTCTCCTGCGGCACCACGGAGGGTCGCAGATGACCGACTCTGCGCTGCAGACTGAACACGAGTTCACCCTGCCGCAGGGGTACGTCGACGACGACGGAACCCTCCACAAGGAGGGTCGGATGCGACTAGCAACCGCTGCAGACGAGATCAAACCGCTGAAAGATCCGCGCGTCCAGTCGAACTCCTCGTATCTGACCGTCGTCCTGCTGTCGCGGGTCGTCACCGAACTCGGCGATCTAGAGACAGTCGACCCCGATGTGATCGAATCGCTGTTCGTTACTGACTTAGAGTTCCTCCAGTCGCTCTACGAGCAGATCAACACGCCCGATGACGCCCAGTCAGCCGTTCCCGGTGAGGCAAGCGGCCTAGAGCCGACCGGGATGGATGCGGTCGACGACGGTGAGGCGATGCCGGGAAACACGACCAGCTAACCCCGCTGTACGATCCCGACGAACTGTACGAAGAGGTTGCCTTCGTGGCCTACCATTTCAACTGGAGCCACGATGAGGTCCTGCGGATGCCCCACTGGGAACGACACCGGTGGTGCGATGAGATCAGCGCGATCAATGAGAAACTCAACCGAGATGCCGGTGGTAGATCAGCCGCCGACAGCGGCGGCATCGAGTTGGTCAACCCGGAGTTCGAGGGGTGATCGCTGATGGGAACCGAAAACCCATATTCGCAGTATAATTTCGAACTCGAAGTCGACGGCAAGCCCGTCGCTGGCTTCTCGGAGGTGTCGGGACTGACGATGGAACTCGATACCGTCAGCTATCAAGAGGGCGGGGTCAACGACCACGTCCACCAGTTGCCCGGCCAGTTTGCGCACGCCAACCTCGTCTTGCAGCGCGGGTTGACCAAGGACACGACCTTCTGGAACTGGCTCCATGAGGTGATGAGCGGGACGATCAAGCGGCGAACGCTCGTGCTCAAACTCAAATCCGGCTTCAAAGGTGAAAGCGCGTGGGGGTGGGAGTTCACTAATGCCTACCCGATCAAATGGAGCGGCCCGGATCTCACCGGCGGCGCAAACGGAATGGCAATCGAATCGATTGAACTCACCTATGAGCGGTTCGACACGCTCTCCGGCATGCCGGAGTAGTTGTCGAACTCCCAGTTCGGCTAGTCGACGCTTCAACTGTCGTACTGCGACCGTATCTGAACGCTGACCGGCTCTAAACTGGACATACGTCGACAAGGATGGCCGAATACGAGCCTATTAGTCGATCCCGGCCAAGGTATAGATATGAGCAGTCACGCCAATATTCTTTCAGATGATGCCCCGTTGGATCTCCGACTCTCGGAGTCGGAGCTGGATCGAACTCACGACCACCTCGTCTCGTTCATTCGTGAGACCGTCGACGCTGCTGGCGCGGAGGGTGCCACACTCGGCCTCTCGGGTGGGATCGACTCGACGACGACTGCCTATCTCGCGGTCGACGCGCTGGGTGCCGATGGCTTGCACGGACTCGTCATGCCGAGTGAGGTCAACGACCCTGAGAACATGAGTGATGCCGAGCGCGTTGCCGAGGACCTCGGCATCGAGTACGACGTGATCGAGATCCAGCCCATCGCCGAGCAGTTCTTCGACGCCGTCCCCGAGGCAGCCGACAGCCAGTTGGCGACCGGCAACGTCTACGTCCGGACCCGAGCCGTCCTGAATTATTTCGTCGCAAACGCTGAAAACCGGGTTGTTCTCGGGACTGGCAACCGTGCCGAAGCGATGACCGGCTACTTTACAAAATATGGTGATCAGGCCGTCGACTGCAACCCTATTGGGGGGCTTTACAAACAGCAGGTCCGCCAGCTAGCCGCCCATATCGGCGTCCCTCACGATCTGGTGATGCAGACACCGACCGCAGGTATGTGGGAAGGTCAGACCGACGAGTCGGAGATGGGAGTCGGCTACGACCGGGTCGACGCGATCCTCGCGCTCCATATCGACGGCCCGCTGTCGACGGCCGCCACCGTGCGTGCGCTGGATGGTGTCAGCCGCGAGGAGGTTGAGCGAATCGAAGAATTGGTTGCCGGGAGCCAACACAAGCGGTCGATGCCGCCAGCACCCGAGCCGCTGGATCTGTAGGCCGTTTCCAAAGGTCTTTGTTCGCTGCGATTCTATCAATAATAGATGGATACTGCCGCGCGGGCTCGGGCCGAGACACGGGAGGTAGTGGCCGATATTGAGCCACAACACCTCCGTCAGGTGTTGTACGACCGACTCGCGGATTCGTCGATGGCTCCCGGTGTGCTCGTCTTCCTGAGTGCTCAGGCAAGTGATCCGGAGGTCGACCTCGACTCGCTGGCCGAACGGAGTGCTGGCGTCCAACTCATTTATGAAGGGCTTCGACTCACGCGGTCGATAGCCCACGCCGAGCCATGGACTGACACCGAAACGGACGAGATCGATGCGGATATCGATATACTCGCTGCTGACGTGTTCGTCTCGCGTGGCTTCTACCTCTTGGCGCAGACCGAAGCCTCCGCGGCCGCGGTCACCACCGTCCAGTCGTTCGGCCGTGATCAGACCTTGCGCGGTCGACCGGATGCCGATGTCGACACCCTCGACCGGAATCTGGAAGCCGACATCTTCGCGCTGGCGGTCCGGGCGGGGTTGACGGCGGTCGACACCAACCCCTCGGAGGCTGTCCTCTCGTTTGCGGCCGATCTCGCCCGTGCCGACGGCGAGGAGCTGTCGGCCGCCGGGATCGTGCTCTCGGAGTTGACTGTGAGTCGACTGACTGAGTTGTCGAACGGAGTCGACGGGGCCGTACCCTCCTCGGCGAGCGAGGGGTAGAAAATCGCCCGGCAGCGCCGTCAAATCGAAACGCGTAAAAGCATATCCGGCCAACGATTGATTGCGTGCCTGGGTAGCTTAGCGGTAAAGCGCGTCCTTGGTAAGGACGAGAGCCCGGATTCAAATTCCGGCCTAGGCTTCACGTCTTTCTCAGTGTCTTTCGTTCCGTACACCGGTTTCTGTCGTTATTCGAAGGCATCCTGCAGTGCCTCACCGGCACGTGAACGCACGTCGACTGCTGCCTCGATTCCCTCGAACGGATCGGACAGTCGACGCATGTTCGCGAAGTCGTGGATCATATCGCTGTAGTGGAGATGCTCGACGTCGACGGCGGCGTTTTCGAGGGCCTCGCTGTAGGCGAACTGCTCGTCACGCAGCGGGTCGTAGCCACAGGTGACGATGGTTGCATCGGGCAGTTGGGATAGGATTCGCTGGGGTGTCCGAAGCGGTGAAGCCCGAAGGTTTGCGCCGTCGACGTCGCTCTGGAGGTAGTGGTTCCAAAACCAGACCATTCCGCGTGCGGTGAGGAAGTAGCCATCGCCGTTTTCCTCGTAGGATGGGGTCTCGAAGGCGTGGTTCGTTACCGGGTAGAACAGCAGTTGGTGATCGATCTCTGGTGTGCCGACCTCTTTTTCGACGGCCATCTGTGCGACGACTGTCGCAAGATTCCCACCCGCGCTCTCACCGGCGACCGCGAGACCGTTCTCTCCGGCGATATGGTCGGCAGTCCACTTGGTCGCATGGTATGCGTCCTCGACAGCCGCGGGGAAGGGGTGTTCCGGCGCTTTGCGATAGTCGACCGAGACGACCATACACTCGCCCTCGGTGGCCAGCGAGCGGGCGACCCCGTCGTGAGTATCGAGGTTCCCGGCGACCCAGCCGCCGCCGTGGAAGTAGACCGTCGCTGGCAGCGCTGCATCCGGTTCGGGATCGTAGATCCGCACGCGGATATCTCGTGCTGGGGCGCGGATCTTTCGTTCTTCGACTGAGTCGACTGGTTCGGGGTCGACAGTCGGTGTGAAGAGGTCGCCGAGAGTTGCTCGCGCCTGTTCGGGTGACATCTGAGAGAGATCCGGCTCGCCCATCTCGCCGAGAGTGTCGAGAACGCCCTGCGCATCCGGATCAAGCGATTCGGCGCGCCGCTCGTCGGTTGGTGTCTGTGACATGCTATGTAATACAGTGCCAACCTCAATAAACAGCTATTGCGACGTCAGTATCCGGTCGCACGAACAGATCGTCGACCGGTCGTCACTGTTCAGCGCATCCTTTAGGATACTGCCGCCGAAACCCGACTGTAAACAGATGGGATTCCACACATTCGATCCGGCCGAGGCCGACCGCTTAGAGGACGTGAGTCGCTACCGCTTCTGTTCCCGCGAGGAACTGCTTGGGGCTCTGGGCGTCGACGAAGATCACCTACTCGATTTGGGAAGCGGCACCGGCTTCTACACCACCGATCTTGCCCCGTTTTTCGACCGCGTGTCGGCGGTCGACATCCAGCCAGCAATGCACGAACTCTACCGCGAGAAAGGCGTGCCCGACAACGTCGACTGTGTCGAGAGCTCGACTGCCGAACTTCCGTTTACCGACCAATCAGCTGATGCTGCGATCTCGACGATGACGGCTCACGAACTTCCGCTTGCGGAGACGCTGGCCGACCTTTACCGGGTGCTTCGACCGGGGAGTCCAGTCGTCGTGGTCGACTGGTCGGCCACGGGTCGCGGCAAGGCCGGACCACCAGTCGACGAGCGGCATCCGATGGCGGCCGTGACGGAGGCACTCACGGAAGCAGGATTCAGCGTCGACCGGGCTGTCGAGCGGCCGGA
This sequence is a window from Halohasta litchfieldiae. Protein-coding genes within it:
- a CDS encoding class I SAM-dependent methyltransferase yields the protein MGFHTFDPAEADRLEDVSRYRFCSREELLGALGVDEDHLLDLGSGTGFYTTDLAPFFDRVSAVDIQPAMHELYREKGVPDNVDCVESSTAELPFTDQSADAAISTMTAHELPLAETLADLYRVLRPGSPVVVVDWSATGRGKAGPPVDERHPMAAVTEALTEAGFSVDRAVERPETYFVTASR
- a CDS encoding DUF7114 family protein, with the protein product MDTAARARAETREVVADIEPQHLRQVLYDRLADSSMAPGVLVFLSAQASDPEVDLDSLAERSAGVQLIYEGLRLTRSIAHAEPWTDTETDEIDADIDILAADVFVSRGFYLLAQTEASAAAVTTVQSFGRDQTLRGRPDADVDTLDRNLEADIFALAVRAGLTAVDTNPSEAVLSFAADLARADGEELSAAGIVLSELTVSRLTELSNGVDGAVPSSASEG
- a CDS encoding alpha/beta hydrolase, yielding MSQTPTDERRAESLDPDAQGVLDTLGEMGEPDLSQMSPEQARATLGDLFTPTVDPEPVDSVEERKIRAPARDIRVRIYDPEPDAALPATVYFHGGGWVAGNLDTHDGVARSLATEGECMVVSVDYRKAPEHPFPAAVEDAYHATKWTADHIAGENGLAVAGESAGGNLATVVAQMAVEKEVGTPEIDHQLLFYPVTNHAFETPSYEENGDGYFLTARGMVWFWNHYLQSDVDGANLRASPLRTPQRILSQLPDATIVTCGYDPLRDEQFAYSEALENAAVDVEHLHYSDMIHDFANMRRLSDPFEGIEAAVDVRSRAGEALQDAFE